From the Sphingomonas brevis genome, the window TTTACATGTTGCAGGGCCATCCGTGGCAGATGGAAGGCCATATGTATTTCTTCGTCGGCCTCGCCGCGCTGACCCTGCTCTGTGACTGGCGTCCGATGGCGGCCGCGGTCGGATTGATCGCCGCCCATCACCTGCTGCTCAGCTTTGTCGCCCCGGAATGGGTGTTCATCGGCAGCGGCGATTTTTCCCGCGTGCTGGTCCATGCGCTGGCGGTGAGCTGGGTGCTCGCCGTGCTGGGGCCGGTCATGGTCCACATGGGCAGGCTGTTCTCCGAGCAGGCCGAGGCCCGTTCGACTAGCGAGGGTCTCGCCGCGTCGGCCCAGGCTGCGCTGGAGCAAGCCAGGGCCGCCCAGAGCGAAGTCGAGGCGGAGCGTGAGAAGCGGCTGGAGATTGAGCGTCGCGGAATGGCCGACGCGCGCCGCGGCGAGTTGATGGCATTGGCCGAAGCGTTCGAGGGTTCGGTCGCCAACATCGTCCAGTCGGTCGCTGCCGCTGCCGAACAAATGGCTCACGCGGCGAGCAACATGCACCAGTTCGCGCATAATGCCGGCGAGCAGTCGGCCGAGGCGGCCAGGGATGCCGAAAGCGCTTCGCAAAATGCGCTTCGCGTATCCGCCGGAGTGAGCGACCTTTCGAAGTCGATCCTCAGCATCGCCAGCAACGCCGAGCAGCAGGCCAACCTCGGCGAAGCGGCGCGCGGTGCATCCAAGACCGGCGAGGAAGTGATCCGCACCCTGTCTGAGCGGACCCAGAACATCGAGGCGTTCGTCGGCCTGATCCAGGGCGTCGCATCCCAAACCAACATGCTGGCACTAAACGCGACGATCGAGTCCGCGCGGGCTGGCGAGGCCGGGCGCGGGTTCGGCGTGGTTGCCGCCGAGGTCAAGGCGCTGGCCAACAAGGCGCACGAGGCGAGCGGCCAGATCAACCAGCTGGTGTCCGACATCGACAGCGGCGCTGCCGAGGCGGAAAACGTGATCGGACAGGTATCGCGGGCAATGACCGAACTGGCTGAATCCGCAGAGAAGATCCGCGGCGTGATCGGCGACCAGAGCAATGTCGCCTCGCTGATCGAACAGGGCGCGGTCGACAGCGCCGCCGGCGCCGACCAGATCGCCAAGCGCATCAGCGAAGTGGCGAAGGCAGCCGGCGAGGCGGTCAAGCTGTCGGACGAAGTTCATGCCTCCGCGGATGGGCTGACCAGGATAGCCCATGGCCTTCGCTCCGCGACCGACGAATTCCTGTCGCAGCTCCGCGCTGCCTAAGTTCGGAACGCTCTGCCCGCTCAGGCGCTGATACGACCCAGAGGAGAATCACATATGCTTGGCAAGATTTTGGGCGGTATCGTTGGCGAAAGGGTCGCCGGACCCAATCGCAAACTGACAGGCGCGCTGGTCGGCGCCGCCATCCCAGCCATCGCCAGACGCGGCCTTGGCCCGCTGGCGCTTGTCGCGGCCGCCGGTTGGGGAGCCAAGAAGCTGCTGGATCGGCGCCGCAGCCGGCGCGACGCGGCCTAGCTATTCGGAAGCGGTCTCGCCCTCATAATAGGGCTCGACCTTGCCCTTGAGGGTCAGGGTCATCGGATTGCCGAAGCGGTCGCGGCTGCGACCGGCGGCGACCTTTATCCAGCCTTCCGAGATGCAATATTCCTCGACGTTGGTTTTCTCATTGTCGTTGAAGCGGATGCCGACGCCGTGGCGCAGCACTTCCTCGTCGAAATATTTGCTGCGCGGGTCGAGCGACAGGCGATCGGGCAGCGGCTTCTTGGCCTCGTTGGCTTCGGATTCTGACATGGCGGCGCCCCTAGCCGCTGCATGCGGGACGCGTCAAATTCGACGAACGGCGGCGCACCTTCGTTGCGTTCGTGTGACAGCACGGCCAATCTCCCGCGCGATTCAGTGTCCAGGGGGATTTCCATGCGCCAACTCAAGCTTTTCGTCGGCTGCTCGCTGCTTGCCGCCAGCGCCGCCATTGCCCAGCCCGCGCCCACGCCGCCTGTAGCCCCGCCCCCGCCGCAGCCAGGCCAAGCCGAGCCGATGACCCAGGACAAGCCCAAGGACATCGCCGCGGCCCCGGGCACGGCAGGGGCAAAGCCGCCCAAATGGGATGTCAACGCCCGCCACGGCCCGGGCCGTGATGTGCCGATCGATACCAGGAGCGGAACCTGGCTGAGCCTCGACGTGTCGCCGGACGGCCGCGAGATTGCCTTCGACCTGCTGGGCGACCTCTACGTCATGCCGATCGGGGGCGGCGAAGCGCGTCCGCTGACCAGCGGCAACGCCTGGGACATGCAGCCGCGCTATTCGCCGGACGGGCAGGAAATCGCCTTCACGTCCGACCGTGGCGGCGGCGACAATATCTGGACCATCCGCCGCGACGGCAGCTCCCCGCGCCAGATCACCAAGGAAGATTTCCGCCTGTTGAACCAGGCAGATTGGACGCCCGACGGGAATTTCATCGTCGCGCGCAAGCATTTCACGTCGTCCCGCTCCTTGGGGTCGGGCGAAATGTGGCTTTATCACCGCAGCGGCGCCGACAAGGGCGGCGGCGTGCAGATGACCAAGGCGCGGACCAAGCAGAAGGACACCAATGAGGCGGCCTTCTCTCCAGACGGCCGCTACCTCTATTTCTCCGACGATGCGACGCCCGGCGACATTTTCCAATATTCGAAGGACGTCAACGACCAGATCTATGTGATCCAGCGATTGGATCGGCAGACCGGCGACATCGAGACTTATGTCGACGGGCCCGGCGGCGCGATCCGCCCGACGCCCTCGCCCGACGGCAAGACCTTGGCCTTCATCAAGCGGGTCCGGTACAAATCGACGATCATGCTGATGGACCTGGCGTCCGGACGTATCACGCCGCTGACCGATATCCTCGACCGCGACATGCAGGAGACCTGGGCCGTCCACGGCGTCTATCCCGGCATGAGCTGGACGCCCGACGGCAAGTCGATCCTGTTCTGGGCCAAGGGCGGAATTCATCGGGTCGATGCCGTTTCACGGGCGGTCAGCGAAATCCCGTTCCACGTCACCGGCACACGCTTTGTCGAGGATGCGGTGCGGCAGCAGAAGGATGTCGCCCCCGCCAGCTTCACGACCAAGATGGTGCGCTTCGCCCAGAAAAGCCCGGATGGGCGCCACATCGTCTATGAAGCGCTCGGCAACTTGTGGATAGCGAACGGCGACGGTAGCGCGCCCAGGCGGCTGACGCGCGGCAGCGACTTCGAAAGCTATCCGGCCTTCTCGCGAGACGGGAAGAGCATCGCCTATGTCTCCTGGGACGACGACACGGCGGCGCGGATCAAGGTGGTTGGAGTCGCGGGCGGCGACGGGCGAACCGTTACTTCCCAGCCTGGCCATTATCTGGAGCCGGCCTTCTCGCCCGACGGCAATTTGATCGCCTATCGCAAGACCAGCGACGGGTTTCTGACCACGCCGCTCTACGGCAAGGACCCCGGCATCTACGTCGTGCCGGTAAATGGCGGCACGCCGAAGAGGGTCGCAAAGGCCGGTACGCAGCCGATGTTCGGCGCGACCAGCGACCGGATATTCTACATCGCCGCCGGCGATGAGGATAAGCGGCTGCTGAAATCGGTTTCGGTGCAAGGAACCGACGAGGTCACCCACCTTGTTTCCCAGAACGCGGCGCGGTTCGCGCTGTCGCCGGACGAGCAGTTCGTCGCCTGGACCGAACGTTACCAGGCCTATGTCATGCCCTTCACCCGATCCGGCCGATCGATCGACATCGCGCCCGACGGCAAGGCCTTGCCTATGTCCAAGGTCAGTGCCGATGCCGGCGACTGGATCCATTGGTCGGGCGACGGGCGAAGCCTGTTCTGGAGCCAGGGGCCCAATCTTTACGGGCTGAATGTTGGGTCGTCGGGCGCATTTGCCGGCGGCAAGCTCGGCGCGGCTCCGCTGGTTGCCCAGCTGGGCGTCACCGCCAACCAGGCGAAGCCGACCGGCAGCATCGCGCTCACCGGCGCAAGGATTGTCACCATGCGGGGCGATGAGGTGATCGAGAATGGCACGGTGCTGGTCGAAGGCGACCGGATCGTCGCGGTCGGGCCGACGGCGAGCATCACCTACCCGGCGGGAACGCGGACGATCGATGTCAGCGGCAAGACGATTATCCCCGGCCTGATCGACGCTCACTGGCACGGGCCGATGGGCAGCGACCAGATTATCCCCAAGCAGAATTGGGTGCATGCCGCGGCGCTGGCCTATGGCGTGACCACCGTTCACGACCCGTCGAACGACACGTTCGAAATCTTCGCCGCATCGGAATATCAGAAGGCGGGCAAGATTTTGGGGCCGAGGATCTTCTCGACCGGCACCATCCTCTATGGGGCGACGACTCCCTTTACGGTCGAGATCAACAGCCTGGACGATGCGCTGTCGCATCTTAGGCGGCTGCAGGCTTCGGGCGCCTGGTCGGTCAAGAGCTACAACCAGCCGCGGCGCGAGCAGCGGCAGATGATCATCGAGGCGGCGCGCCAGCTCGGCATGGAGGTGGTGCCCGAAGGGGGGTCATTGTTCGAGATGAACATGACGATGATCGCCGACGGCCATACGACGATCGAACATTCGCTGCCGGTGCAGAACATCTACGACGACGTGCTGCAATATTGGAAAGGCAGCGGAACCGCTTGGACCCCGACTTTGGTGGTCGCCTACGGCGGGCCGTTCGGTGAGAATTACTGGTACCAGCACAGCAATGTCTGGGCCGAGCCGATCCTTTCCAAATGGGTGCCGCGGCCGCTGCTCGACGCCCGCGCCCGCCGACCGGTGATGAACCCGCCGGAGGAGGACAATTTGCTCAGCGTCGCCAAGCAGGCCAAGCAGGTCAGTGATCTTGGCATTCCGCTGTCGATCGGCGCTCACGGCCAGCGCGAGGGGCTTGGCGCTCACTGGGACATCTGGACGTTCGCGCTGGGTGGAATGACCAACATGGAAGCGCTGAGGACCGGGACGATCAATCCGGCGCGGGCGCTGGGGCTCGACAAGGACCTTGGCAGCATTGAACCGGGCAAGCTCGCCGACATGGTGGTGCTCGACGACAATCCGCTCGAGAATATCCGCAATAGCGATCATGTCGCGATGACGATGCAGGGCGGAAAATTGTTCGACAGCAACCTGCAAATCGT encodes:
- a CDS encoding DUF3297 family protein, with the translated sequence MSESEANEAKKPLPDRLSLDPRSKYFDEEVLRHGVGIRFNDNEKTNVEEYCISEGWIKVAAGRSRDRFGNPMTLTLKGKVEPYYEGETASE
- a CDS encoding amidohydrolase family protein, with the translated sequence MRQLKLFVGCSLLAASAAIAQPAPTPPVAPPPPQPGQAEPMTQDKPKDIAAAPGTAGAKPPKWDVNARHGPGRDVPIDTRSGTWLSLDVSPDGREIAFDLLGDLYVMPIGGGEARPLTSGNAWDMQPRYSPDGQEIAFTSDRGGGDNIWTIRRDGSSPRQITKEDFRLLNQADWTPDGNFIVARKHFTSSRSLGSGEMWLYHRSGADKGGGVQMTKARTKQKDTNEAAFSPDGRYLYFSDDATPGDIFQYSKDVNDQIYVIQRLDRQTGDIETYVDGPGGAIRPTPSPDGKTLAFIKRVRYKSTIMLMDLASGRITPLTDILDRDMQETWAVHGVYPGMSWTPDGKSILFWAKGGIHRVDAVSRAVSEIPFHVTGTRFVEDAVRQQKDVAPASFTTKMVRFAQKSPDGRHIVYEALGNLWIANGDGSAPRRLTRGSDFESYPAFSRDGKSIAYVSWDDDTAARIKVVGVAGGDGRTVTSQPGHYLEPAFSPDGNLIAYRKTSDGFLTTPLYGKDPGIYVVPVNGGTPKRVAKAGTQPMFGATSDRIFYIAAGDEDKRLLKSVSVQGTDEVTHLVSQNAARFALSPDEQFVAWTERYQAYVMPFTRSGRSIDIAPDGKALPMSKVSADAGDWIHWSGDGRSLFWSQGPNLYGLNVGSSGAFAGGKLGAAPLVAQLGVTANQAKPTGSIALTGARIVTMRGDEVIENGTVLVEGDRIVAVGPTASITYPAGTRTIDVSGKTIIPGLIDAHWHGPMGSDQIIPKQNWVHAAALAYGVTTVHDPSNDTFEIFAASEYQKAGKILGPRIFSTGTILYGATTPFTVEINSLDDALSHLRRLQASGAWSVKSYNQPRREQRQMIIEAARQLGMEVVPEGGSLFEMNMTMIADGHTTIEHSLPVQNIYDDVLQYWKGSGTAWTPTLVVAYGGPFGENYWYQHSNVWAEPILSKWVPRPLLDARARRPVMNPPEEDNLLSVAKQAKQVSDLGIPLSIGAHGQREGLGAHWDIWTFALGGMTNMEALRTGTINPARALGLDKDLGSIEPGKLADMVVLDDNPLENIRNSDHVAMTMQGGKLFDSNLQIVAGGTANVPAGFKPFWFNEQAGGAFTAGATIGVPHED
- a CDS encoding methyl-accepting chemotaxis protein, giving the protein MIQLNDLRLRGLMLLAMFGWLCTIALMGLALVFDLKNELVPVVLSAAVTIIPTFIAMRPRYDLSIGMTFAVMAAVQPALLVYMLQGHPWQMEGHMYFFVGLAALTLLCDWRPMAAAVGLIAAHHLLLSFVAPEWVFIGSGDFSRVLVHALAVSWVLAVLGPVMVHMGRLFSEQAEARSTSEGLAASAQAALEQARAAQSEVEAEREKRLEIERRGMADARRGELMALAEAFEGSVANIVQSVAAAAEQMAHAASNMHQFAHNAGEQSAEAARDAESASQNALRVSAGVSDLSKSILSIASNAEQQANLGEAARGASKTGEEVIRTLSERTQNIEAFVGLIQGVASQTNMLALNATIESARAGEAGRGFGVVAAEVKALANKAHEASGQINQLVSDIDSGAAEAENVIGQVSRAMTELAESAEKIRGVIGDQSNVASLIEQGAVDSAAGADQIAKRISEVAKAAGEAVKLSDEVHASADGLTRIAHGLRSATDEFLSQLRAA